A genomic region of Pseudomonas sp. KU43P contains the following coding sequences:
- a CDS encoding nuclear transport factor 2 family protein, with amino-acid sequence MSAFLQQFAERFADLDADRLDSLQNLYSEDIIFRDPLHQVEGLPSLTAYFAQLYANAQDIRYTFIGADEVAPGQGYLRWALRFRHPRLAAGRPVNLQGCSYLQWRERVYLHQDYFDAGALLYENIPVMGSAIRWLKGRLA; translated from the coding sequence ATGTCAGCCTTTCTGCAGCAGTTCGCCGAACGCTTTGCCGACCTTGATGCGGACCGACTCGACAGCCTGCAAAACCTGTACAGCGAAGACATCATCTTTCGCGACCCCCTGCACCAGGTCGAGGGGCTACCGTCTTTGACGGCCTATTTCGCTCAGTTGTACGCCAACGCCCAGGATATCCGCTACACCTTCATCGGTGCCGACGAGGTGGCGCCCGGCCAGGGCTATCTACGCTGGGCCCTGCGGTTCCGCCACCCGCGCCTGGCCGCTGGCCGGCCAGTCAACCTGCAAGGCTGCAGCTACTTGCAATGGCGAGAACGTGTGTATCTGCACCAGGACTACTTCGACGCGGGTGCCCTGCTCTACGAAAACATTCCCGTCATGGGCAGTGCCATCCGCTGGCTCAAGGGCCGCCTGGCATGA
- a CDS encoding transporter, whose translation MRLLVMVPVIQFSTAQADDSAELAKAALNPVAAMYSLPVQYNWDQKMGSTGEGMHSVTNIQPVLPFTLNEDWNLISRTILPFIDQHGLAPNGAADKTGAGDITQSFFFSPSKPTDSGWIVGAGPALLIPTGSDELLSNEQWGLGPTAVALKQSNGWTRGILANHIWGLDGSPPDEKEKVDQTFLQPFLSYTTNTHTTYGINSESTYDWHAREWSVPINLTVTQLLKIAGQPLTIQAGPRYWLDRSGDGPQGWGVRVAVTLLFPH comes from the coding sequence ATGCGCTTGTTAGTCATGGTGCCTGTCATACAGTTCAGTACTGCCCAAGCCGATGACTCTGCTGAACTGGCCAAGGCAGCGCTAAACCCTGTGGCTGCCATGTACAGCCTGCCGGTGCAGTACAACTGGGACCAGAAGATGGGGTCAACCGGTGAGGGCATGCACAGTGTTACCAACATTCAGCCGGTGCTGCCGTTCACATTGAACGAGGACTGGAACCTGATTTCCCGCACCATCTTGCCTTTCATCGACCAGCATGGCTTGGCCCCGAATGGCGCGGCGGATAAAACGGGTGCAGGGGATATCACGCAAAGCTTTTTCTTCTCCCCCAGCAAACCTACCGACAGTGGTTGGATTGTTGGCGCTGGTCCGGCTTTATTGATTCCAACCGGCAGTGATGAACTACTGAGTAACGAGCAATGGGGTTTGGGGCCGACCGCAGTGGCGCTCAAACAATCGAATGGCTGGACCCGCGGCATACTCGCCAACCACATCTGGGGACTTGATGGCAGCCCACCGGATGAGAAGGAAAAAGTAGACCAGACCTTCCTGCAACCCTTTCTGTCGTACACCACCAATACACACACCACATACGGTATCAACTCCGAATCAACCTATGATTGGCATGCACGCGAGTGGTCGGTACCCATCAACCTGACAGTCACCCAACTGCTGAAAATCGCAGGCCAGCCCCTGACAATCCAGGCAGGCCCGAGGTATTGGCTGGACAGATCAGGCGACGGGCCCCAAGGCTGGGGCGTGCGCGTCGCAGTCACCTTGCTGTTCCCTCATTGA